From one Anabas testudineus chromosome 18, fAnaTes1.2, whole genome shotgun sequence genomic stretch:
- the tnk1 gene encoding non-receptor tyrosine-protein kinase TNK1, which translates to MLMDQDTQWLYQLLADVQLEKFYLRVRDGLNITRIEHFAYVKESDLEQIGISKPAQRRLWHALKTYKANARCASKASSSRSPEGVDQWSGSAQEAGSRALPCLIQDSELNLGEKLGSGSFGVVRRGEWHTPTGRVLPVAVKSLRSSMSRQTDTLTDFLQEVTTMQSLDHPNIIRLYGVVLTQPLKMVTELAPLGSLYDTLRSRQYEYPLVRLWLFATQIVAGMDYLETRRFIHRDLAARNVLLASRVSVKIGDFGLMRGLNQETDHYVMSAHRRIPFAWCAPESLRVGSFSHASDVWMFGVTLWEMFTYCEEPWFGLSGRQILWRVEREGERLEKPPDCPQELYIVMRKCWACNAADRPSFAQLTTMVAEARPMEVQATRDFAELRKLALVANDLVTVIDHGLELSEWKGQNQRTLAVGWFPASLTAPSFPTAAASTIANTGPNPVSGSVLISPPLKGSLQHTGHGDVNPERSWGTPENTDDSSNSWRSGPARMKEGSNLKKMAGLSQSLESVLGGPRPRANTVGIISRADQQGRLMPPVMGAHSVVMQHDPRRFSEASIVPPPRPPLPNLKRLNLKAQRKPVVPPAPAPAPAQGPSWPPQLVLSPPPHSQQPPQSFGGSNLAKMANMARSTPQLDEYTDNRERERERERARDPDKPPHVQNPRDGLIAQVMEAVHGVTIEEVQSALQRNDWNPLRAEQQLKLEQLYSLSLCSKDDCLKILSKYQWNLQVASRYLIRWSRDDRSGPGEKERPQISTERRV; encoded by the exons ATGCTGATGGATCAGGACACTCAGTGGCTGTACCAACTCCTGGCTGACGTCCAGCTGGAGAAGTTCTACCTGCGTGTCAGAGATGGACTCAACATCACCCGCATCGAGCACTTTGCCTACGTCAAGGAGTCTGACCTGGAGCAGATAGGGATCAGCAAACCTG CACAAAGACGATTATGGCACGCTCTGAAAACCTACAAGGCAAATGCACGATGCGCGTCCAAG GCATCCAGCAGTCGAAGTCCAGAAGGAGTGGACCAGTGGAGTGGTTCAGCCCAGGAAGCGGGCAGCCGGGCTCTTCCATGTCTGATCCAGGATAGTGAGCTCAATCTTGGGGAGAAGCTGGGCTCTGGGTCCTTTGGGGtggtgaggagaggagaatgGCACACACCCACGGGGAGAGTG CTGCCTGTTGCAGTAAAGTCTCTAAGGAGCAGCATGTCAAGGCAGACGGACACACTGACGGACTTCCTCCAAGAAGTGACCACCATGCAATCACTGGACCACCCCAACATCATCCGACTCTACGGTGTGGTGCTCACACAGCCCCTCAAGATG GTAACAGAGTTGGCGCCTTTGGGTTCACTCTACGACACCCTGCGCTCACGACAGTACGAGTACCCTCTCGTTCGCCTCTGGCTCTTCGCTACCCAGATTGTGGCGGGTATGGACTACCTGGAGACCAGGAGGTTCATCCACAGGGACCTGGCTGCAAGAAATGTGCTGCTAGCTTCCAGGGTGTCGGTGAAGATCGGGGACTTTGGACTCATGAGAGGCCTGAACCAAGAGACGGATCACTACGTCATGTCGGCACACAGACGGATACCATTCGCATG GTGTGCTCCGGAGAGTCTTCGTGTTGGCTCCTTCTCTCATGCCTCAGATGTGTGGATGTTTGGTGTCACCCTGTGGGAGATGTTCACCTACTGTGAGGAGCCCTGGTTCGGGCTGTCTGGCCGACAG ATTCTGTGGCGTGTGGAACGGGAGGGTGAGCGTCTGGAGAAACCACCCGATTGCCCTCAAGAGCTGTACATTGTCATGAGGAAATGCTGGGCCTGCAACGCTGCTGACAGACCCAGCTTCGCGCAGCTCACCACAATGGTGGCAGAG GCAAGACCAATGGAGGTGCAGGCAACACGGGACTTTGCTGAACTAAGAAAACTTGCACTTGTGGCCAATGACCTCGTCACAGTCATAGATCATGG CCTGGAGCTCAGTGAGTGGAAAGGCCAGAACCAGAGGACGCTAGCAGTCGGCTGGTTTCCTGCGAGCCTAACGGCGCCGTCTTTccctactgctgctgcttccactATTGCTAACACGGGTCCCAACCCTGTGTCCGGCTCTGTCCTCATCTCACCCCCATTGAAAGGCTCTCTGCAACACACGGGACACGGAGATGTCAACCCTGAGCGCTCCTGGGGAACACCAGAAAACACGGACGA cagcagcaacagctggagGTCGGGACCTGCCAGGATGAAGGAAGGCTCCAACCTGAAGAAAATGGCTG GTTTGTCTCAGAGTCTGGAGTCAGTCCTGGGTGGACCTCGGCCGCGGGCTAACACAGTAGGGATCATCAGCAGGGCGGATCAGCAGGGCAGACTCATGCCCCCTGTCATGGGAGCTCACAGTGTGGTGATGCAGCACGACCCCCGTCGGTTCAGCGAGGCCAGTATTGTTCCCCCTCCCCGACCTCCACTCCCCAACCTGAAACGCTTGAACTTGAAAGCTCAGAGGAAGCCTGTAGTCCCCCCAGCCCCAGCCCCAGCCCCAGCCCAAGGTCCCTCGTGGCCCCCTCAGCTGGtcctttctcctccacctcatTCACAACAGCCTCCGCAGAGCTTTGGAGGCTCCAACCTGGCTAAGATGGCCAACATGGCGCGCTCGACTCCACAGCTGGATGAGTATACAGACAACAgggagagagaacgagagagggAACGAGCCAGAGATCCAGACAAGCCACCTCACGTACAGAACCCCAGAGATGGTCTCATTGCACAG GTCATGGAGGCAGTCCATGGAGTGACTATTGAAGAGGTTCAGTCCGCACTTCAGCGTAATGACTGGAACCCACTGCGGGCTGAGCAGCAACTAAAG TTGGAGCAGCTATATTCGCTGAGCCTCTGCTCCAAAGACGACTGTCTGAAGATCCTCTCCAAGTACCAGTGGAACCTGCAGGTGGCCAGCCGCTACCTGATCCGTTGGTCTAGGGACGACAGGTCCGGCCCAGGCGAAAAAGAGCGACCTCAAATTAGCACAGAAAGACGAGTCTGA
- the plscr3b gene encoding phospholipid scramblase 3b has product MSAPAYNQVPYPMPQPGGHSVAPYPVPGGYGDHNQAPPPGFNMAYNPNQPAVMYQPGAVGPGPVPGPEYGGHPGGISPAPLAAPAVVPVGVPPGLEYLTQVDQILIHQKVELLEAIIGFETNNEYDIKNSLGQKIYKAKEKNDCCTRNCCGSLRSFDMKIKDNMDREVIRLIRPFRCVSCWCPCCLQELEVQAPPGTTIGYVKQDWHPFLPRFSIQGANKETVMKLEGPCFACNCCGDVNFELKGKDGDKPIGRISKQWSGLLKEVFTDTDNFGIQFPLDMDVKMKAVLMGACFLIDFMFFEKVGEANQRSTVFS; this is encoded by the exons ATGTCTGCTCCTG CCTACAACCAGGTGCCATACCCCATGCCTCAGCCTGGTGGACACTCAGTCGCTCCATATCCAGTCCCAGGGGGATACGGAGACCATAATCAAGCGCCACCACCAGGGTTCAACATGGCCTACAATCCAAACCAACCTGCAGTCATGTATCAACCAGGAGCAGTTGGCCCCGGTCCAGTTCCAGGTCCAGAGTATGGCGGCCATCCTGGAGGGATCTCCCCAGCCCCGCTTGCAGCTCCAGCTGTGGTTCCTGTTGGAGTACCACCAGGGCTCGAATACCTCACACAG GTTGACCAGATCCTGATTCACCAAAAAGTGGAGCTCCTAGAAG CAATAATTGGGTTTGAGACCAATAACGAGTATGACATAAAGAACAGCCTGGGCCAAAAGATTTACAAGGCCAAAGAGAAGAACGACTGCTGCACCAGAAACTGCTGCGGCTCTCTGCGCAGCTTCGACATGAAGATCAAGGACAACATGGACAGGGAAGTGATCCGCCTCATACGGCCTTTCCGCTGTGTCTCCTGCTGGTGTCCCTGCTGCTTGCAAGAG TTGGAGGTCCAGGCACCACCAGGCACCACCATAGGTTATGTCAAACAGGACTGGCACCCTTTCCTGCCACGGTTTTCTATCCAGGGAGCAAACAAGGAGACTGTGATGAAACTGGAAGGGCCCTGCTTTGCCTGCAACTGCTGTGGGGACGTCAACTTCGAG CTGAAGGGGAAAGATGGTGACAAGCCCATTGGTCGTATCAGCAAGCAGTGGAGTGGTCTCCTGAAGGAAgtcttcacagacacagacaactTTGGCATCCAGTTTCCCCTGGACATGGATGTGAAGATGAAAGCTGTGCTCATGGGAGCCTGCTTCCTAATT GATTTCATGTTCTTCGAGAAGGTCGGGGAGGCCAACCAGCGCAGCACCGTGTTTTCATAA